AATACGACGCCTTACAAGAAGAAGTTACCTTAAGTTTTGGCTGCGCTAGATCCGGGAATCTCAGCAACCCTATGCAAAACCCAATATTAAGATTCACAGGAAAAACTAGGCCTACTTAAGTGTATAACTGAAGCAGGGAAATGTGGatattggaagagttttaagaGTCTGGTAGGAGCTTGGACTGATCGTCTTGTTGTTGTTGGAGTTGTCCTCGCTTCTTCATTTCGTTCTCGTACTTGATCaatctctccttcatcttctccTGGACCAGAACCCAGGATATATAAGAAGATAAGATAAAAATCTACTGAAGCCACCCCCACcccacgaaaaaaaaaaaaaaaaagccactatCATCTTGAGAAGGGCTGAAAttgaaaaagagaaagggaggagtTGCCTTGTAGCTGGTCTCGACGCGGTGCATGACGTAGAAGCCGAGGATTCCGCCGAGGATGGTGCCCGTCATTATCCGGAAGTAAGCCCACCGATACGACGCCATTCCTGCTCCCCTTCCACCCTTTCTGCCGCTGAATCTCTGAGCTACCAAGAAGGAACTTCCATTCTTAGAGTCCTCTGACCAAGTTGCGTTTGCACGTGATGTGCACGTGAAAAATACAGCAGCGAGCTGTGCGACGAGGGGGGCATGTCAATGCTTGGCTTCTTGATTCAAATCACAAAATTGTATCAATTGAATACGGTTTAGCGTGgtacgaaaggaattaattgaatTAATTCGAAGATATTGTAAATTATACCATGTAactttttcaaattcattattcaaCTGATATATTTAAGCGCAGTATTGTACATATCCGATGCGTTTCCGCAATAAGTGCCAATTTGTGTACCATACATATTGGTtaggtagtttttttttttttgttttggtagAAATCTTGGTtaggtagttttttttttttcttgggtaaATATCTTGGTTAGGTAGTTTATTGAAGGCTTTTATTCCT
The sequence above is a segment of the Elaeis guineensis isolate ETL-2024a chromosome 7, EG11, whole genome shotgun sequence genome. Coding sequences within it:
- the LOC109506092 gene encoding uncharacterized protein, yielding MASYRWAYFRIMTGTILGGILGFYVMHRVETSYKEKMKERLIKYENEMKKRGQLQQQQDDQSKLLPDS